In Dermatophilus congolensis, a genomic segment contains:
- a CDS encoding ABC transporter substrate-binding protein — protein sequence MKISKTALSLLTISALALSACGNASTGNNSDPNALTIATTDEVDNLDPASTYTGWFTNRDGISETLVDVDDKLQLTPKLATSWKLRDETTWEFTLRENVTFHNGAPMTAAAVKTSIEHALETNVRAKSQLPIESIEADGQKLTITTTRSLPALPHVMADPMMGIQAIGAGINPSNAPVATGPYKVKEFTKGQRHVLTAHQKYWQGKPRLNTITVRTYGDEQSISLALQSGEADIVVRPDAANLNIFQDTSRFTTWNTSSTRSDGVIINTSSPTMSDPRARQAINAALDRNAYVSLLHGKAEALYSYFPASVAFGTTDGLAIPVTKKDLSSTKKTLIELGYSERDGKLTKDEKPLTLKVLTYPKRPYLGQLAQVLQSDLRSIGVTVEIKEMKDTTEAMKAGDFDLAMYSMATAPTGDPEYFFDTMLRSTSESNFSHWKSPEFDKSLDKLSNATDSEERITATKESENILVKELPYIMVGNQKWWAVSKSAVKNLHLRPTECHLIGHDTHVE from the coding sequence ATGAAGATCTCAAAGACGGCGCTGAGCCTGCTGACCATCAGCGCATTAGCGTTAAGCGCCTGCGGTAATGCCTCTACTGGGAACAACAGCGACCCCAACGCGCTGACCATCGCTACCACCGACGAAGTCGACAACCTCGACCCAGCTTCGACCTACACCGGCTGGTTCACCAACCGCGATGGCATCAGCGAAACCCTCGTAGACGTCGACGACAAACTCCAGCTCACCCCCAAACTGGCTACTTCATGGAAACTCCGCGACGAGACCACATGGGAGTTCACCCTGCGTGAGAACGTCACCTTTCACAATGGCGCCCCTATGACTGCAGCAGCAGTGAAAACTTCCATCGAGCACGCCCTGGAAACGAACGTCCGCGCTAAATCCCAGCTACCGATCGAGTCCATCGAAGCTGACGGACAAAAACTCACGATCACTACCACCCGCTCTTTGCCAGCACTCCCCCACGTCATGGCCGATCCGATGATGGGAATCCAAGCAATCGGCGCAGGTATCAACCCCAGCAATGCCCCTGTCGCTACCGGTCCCTACAAAGTCAAAGAGTTCACAAAAGGACAACGTCACGTCCTAACTGCTCACCAAAAATATTGGCAAGGAAAACCCCGCCTTAACACCATCACCGTACGCACTTACGGTGATGAACAATCCATCTCCTTGGCACTGCAATCAGGTGAAGCTGACATTGTTGTGCGCCCTGACGCCGCTAACCTCAACATTTTCCAGGACACCTCCCGATTCACTACCTGGAACACCAGCTCCACTCGCTCTGATGGAGTCATCATCAACACCAGCAGCCCCACCATGTCTGACCCGCGGGCACGCCAGGCCATCAATGCAGCGTTAGACCGCAACGCGTACGTGTCTCTTCTGCATGGCAAAGCCGAAGCGCTTTACTCGTACTTCCCCGCCAGCGTCGCATTCGGCACTACCGACGGCCTGGCGATTCCCGTCACTAAAAAAGATCTTTCTTCCACTAAAAAAACACTCATCGAACTCGGGTATAGCGAGCGTGATGGGAAACTCACTAAAGACGAAAAGCCTCTCACCCTGAAGGTCCTCACCTATCCCAAACGCCCTTACTTGGGCCAGTTGGCGCAGGTTCTCCAATCTGATCTACGAAGCATTGGTGTCACTGTCGAAATCAAAGAAATGAAAGACACCACTGAAGCGATGAAGGCTGGGGATTTTGACCTGGCCATGTATTCGATGGCTACCGCTCCCACCGGTGACCCTGAATACTTTTTCGACACGATGCTGCGCTCCACTTCTGAAAGCAACTTTAGCCACTGGAAGTCGCCAGAATTCGATAAATCTCTTGACAAGCTCAGCAACGCCACAGACAGCGAAGAACGTATCACTGCCACTAAGGAATCAGAAAACATTCTTGTCAAAGAATTGCCCTATATCATGGTCGGTAACCAAAAATGGTGGGCAGTCTCCAAATCCGCAGTGAAAAACCTTCATCTTCGTCCCACTGAATGTCACCTCATCGGTCACGACACCCATGTCGAATAA
- a CDS encoding ATP-binding cassette domain-containing protein, whose protein sequence is MPVLECTELTAGHTPETDIISGINLQLARGKLTGIIGESGSGKSTLLNALLGFTHDGLRIRSGTVSYDGADITHVRWSQRRRLLGPELSIVFQRPSASFDPLMRIGTQFCESIRLHTPKASRKACWAAGRRMLQRLRFEDPERVMHAYPHQLSGGMTQRAAIAMSLLSEPRVLLADEPTSAVDVRSQQEVIELLGDIATEFGTAIVFVSHQIKLVRRLVTELHVLAHGRVVESGPTEQLFQAPTHEVTRRLLEATPVLNRGLRA, encoded by the coding sequence TTGCCTGTTCTCGAGTGCACTGAACTCACTGCCGGGCACACACCCGAAACTGACATCATCTCCGGCATCAACCTGCAATTGGCGCGTGGAAAACTCACCGGAATCATCGGAGAGTCAGGAAGCGGAAAGTCAACTCTGCTCAACGCCCTACTCGGCTTCACCCACGATGGTTTACGCATCAGATCCGGAACAGTCAGCTACGACGGCGCCGACATCACCCATGTGCGCTGGAGCCAGCGCCGCCGCCTCCTCGGACCGGAGCTGTCAATCGTGTTTCAACGCCCTAGCGCCAGTTTCGATCCGCTTATGCGTATCGGCACCCAGTTCTGTGAATCTATTCGTCTCCACACCCCGAAAGCTTCACGCAAGGCTTGCTGGGCGGCTGGGCGAAGAATGCTGCAACGACTCCGGTTCGAAGACCCGGAGCGGGTTATGCACGCCTACCCGCACCAGCTCTCTGGGGGGATGACTCAACGTGCTGCCATTGCTATGTCATTGCTGAGCGAACCGCGTGTACTGCTTGCCGATGAACCCACTAGCGCTGTGGACGTGCGTTCCCAACAGGAAGTAATTGAGTTACTCGGCGATATTGCCACCGAATTTGGAACTGCAATCGTGTTTGTCAGTCACCAGATCAAACTGGTGCGGCGCCTCGTTACTGAACTTCATGTTCTCGCCCATGGAAGGGTGGTCGAGTCCGGGCCAACCGAACAGCTTTTTCAGGCGCCCACGCATGAGGTAACGCGCCGTCTTCTCGAAGCGACACCAGTATTGAACAGAGGTCTACGTGCTTGA
- a CDS encoding ABC transporter ATP-binding protein — MLEIVNVSKTFGTTAAEVRALENVSLTVGEAQCCGIIGESGSGKSTLAYIAAGITVPDAGHVTLAGKRLNPRRVASRRRHQQQLHMIFQDPRSSFNPRMSIGESLSEPLQHKRRLGRAEQKELIATVLEEVGLTADLIHRGIDSVSVGQGQRVAIARAILAEPDLIICDEITSALDVTVQAEILDLLVQLRKKRHFSILFISHDIAVVAHLADRIAVMKHGHLIEEGPSQQIINEPAQAYTRLLIDLA, encoded by the coding sequence GTGCTTGAAATCGTGAACGTCTCGAAAACATTCGGGACTACGGCGGCTGAAGTACGCGCCTTGGAGAATGTCTCTCTGACAGTCGGTGAAGCTCAGTGCTGCGGGATCATTGGTGAGTCTGGTAGCGGCAAGTCGACACTTGCGTATATCGCCGCAGGGATCACTGTTCCTGATGCTGGGCATGTCACTCTGGCAGGTAAGCGGCTTAATCCGCGACGCGTTGCTTCCCGACGGCGTCACCAGCAGCAACTGCACATGATTTTCCAAGATCCGCGGTCTTCGTTTAACCCTCGGATGAGTATTGGTGAATCTTTGAGTGAGCCACTACAGCACAAACGCAGACTGGGGCGGGCAGAACAAAAAGAGCTGATCGCTACCGTGTTGGAGGAAGTCGGTCTTACTGCTGATCTCATTCATCGGGGAATTGACAGCGTCAGCGTTGGCCAGGGGCAACGAGTAGCTATTGCGCGGGCCATTCTCGCTGAACCTGATCTTATTATTTGTGATGAAATCACCTCTGCCTTAGATGTAACGGTTCAAGCAGAAATTCTTGATTTACTCGTTCAGCTGCGCAAAAAACGTCATTTTTCGATATTGTTTATCAGTCATGACATCGCTGTAGTCGCGCATCTTGCTGACCGTATTGCTGTAATGAAGCATGGCCATCTGATAGAGGAGGGGCCAAGCCAACAAATTATTAATGAACCTGCCCAGGCTTACACGCGGCTACTTATCGACCTAGCTTGA
- a CDS encoding MetQ/NlpA family ABC transporter substrate-binding protein: MKAKRVLVTGVVAATLVLGLAACGLKSGGAADPNQPLTVMADVTPHSQLLKKAEELGLLGDVKLKITEISGAVDPNQLVKSGDIDANFFQHKPFLSDWNAKNGGNLITAGGIHLEPLGLYSKKVGKVEELPSGASIAIPQDPTNMARALFLLQDAGLITMNVKSDDPKLDYSQISTKNVSGNPKNIQFLEIDRPQLAATLDDPKVSMSIINGNYALEAGLSPEKDAKHLEKAENNPYVNYLVTRPELQNDPRIKKLTEALTSQQIKDYIKTTYKGSVLPAQ, encoded by the coding sequence ATGAAAGCCAAGCGTGTTCTCGTCACCGGCGTAGTTGCCGCCACGCTGGTCCTTGGACTCGCGGCCTGCGGACTTAAGTCCGGTGGCGCCGCCGACCCGAACCAGCCACTTACTGTCATGGCGGACGTCACGCCACACTCACAGTTGCTCAAAAAAGCTGAAGAACTCGGCCTGTTGGGTGACGTTAAACTAAAAATCACTGAGATCTCTGGAGCGGTCGACCCGAACCAGCTCGTTAAGAGCGGCGACATCGACGCTAACTTCTTCCAGCACAAACCATTCCTCAGTGACTGGAACGCTAAGAACGGCGGAAATCTCATCACCGCTGGCGGGATTCACCTAGAACCACTGGGCCTATATTCCAAAAAAGTCGGGAAAGTTGAAGAACTTCCCTCCGGTGCCAGTATCGCTATTCCACAAGATCCGACCAACATGGCTCGCGCGCTCTTTTTGCTGCAGGATGCTGGCCTGATCACGATGAATGTCAAGTCTGATGATCCAAAGCTTGACTACAGCCAAATCAGCACGAAGAACGTCAGTGGTAACCCGAAGAACATCCAGTTCCTCGAAATTGATCGCCCGCAGCTGGCTGCCACCCTCGACGACCCGAAAGTTTCCATGAGCATCATTAACGGAAACTATGCGCTTGAAGCAGGGTTATCTCCTGAAAAAGATGCAAAGCATCTCGAGAAAGCAGAAAATAATCCTTACGTGAACTATCTAGTGACCCGACCTGAACTACAGAACGATCCGCGTATAAAAAAGCTCACCGAGGCGCTCACGAGCCAGCAAATTAAGGACTACATCAAGACCACATATAAAGGCTCTGTCCTTCCTGCGCAGTGA
- a CDS encoding HAD family hydrolase: MDLKRYKAVLFDLDGVLTPTADVHMRAWSDMFNAFLKSVHARREKGLTVTGVSAEADLSPYLDDDYFHFVDGRPRYDGVRAFLSSRKIVLPEGDPEDSPDRETVCGLGNRKNDAFNDVLKRDGVAPYPGSLALLDALEGTGIHLAVVSSSANAKAVLTAAGIIDRFEHVVDGLVARAEGLSGKPSPATYLRGAQLCGATAAEAVVVEDATPGVAAGRAGGFALVLGVDRGAGAEALRAAGADEVVADLAEVIP; this comes from the coding sequence GTGGACTTGAAACGATACAAAGCTGTGTTGTTCGATCTCGACGGAGTGTTAACTCCCACTGCCGATGTGCATATGCGCGCATGGTCAGACATGTTCAACGCGTTCCTGAAGTCTGTGCATGCTAGACGCGAAAAAGGCCTGACCGTCACGGGTGTGTCTGCCGAGGCTGATTTGAGTCCTTACCTCGATGATGACTATTTCCACTTTGTGGATGGGCGTCCTCGCTATGACGGAGTGCGCGCATTTTTAAGTTCACGAAAGATTGTTCTCCCTGAAGGAGATCCCGAAGACTCCCCCGATCGAGAGACAGTTTGCGGTCTAGGAAATCGGAAAAATGACGCATTCAACGATGTTTTGAAACGCGACGGGGTAGCGCCATATCCGGGGTCGCTCGCCTTGCTAGACGCTCTTGAAGGAACAGGGATTCATTTGGCTGTGGTTTCCAGTTCAGCCAATGCGAAAGCAGTACTTACCGCGGCCGGGATTATTGACCGTTTTGAGCACGTCGTTGATGGATTAGTAGCCCGCGCTGAAGGTTTATCTGGCAAACCCTCCCCTGCCACGTATCTGCGGGGAGCGCAGCTATGCGGGGCAACAGCGGCAGAAGCCGTCGTCGTTGAAGACGCCACACCGGGTGTGGCTGCTGGGCGCGCTGGAGGTTTCGCGCTGGTTTTAGGCGTGGACCGAGGCGCAGGTGCAGAAGCGTTACGTGCCGCTGGTGCGGATGAGGTCGTTGCTGATTTGGCGGAGGTAATCCCATGA
- a CDS encoding glycoside hydrolase family 65 protein encodes MAGHDPLDRARFPVDPWRLVERRPDMSDLGTTETLFAIGNGYIGMRANPPEGREAFAHGTFVNGFHETWPIRHAEDAYGFATTGQTIVNAPDSKLMKLYIDDEPLLLSMDDVDEYERSIDFREGVLRRDLVWRTPSGKRVKVSTTAMTSFAQRHLAIFTLQVTLLDGDAPVAISSQIMNRQDGVDEYHVKSASMGGGFDPRRSRQFTHRVLEPKMHWHSDRRMLLGWSAANSGMTLAVGADHAIHTDNEYEMLISTEEDLGKMVYRVDAQMGKPIYVTKAVAYHTSRGVPVRELFDRCRRALDRVRQTGIFHCVEEQATWLRDYWANSDVEITGDRSAQQAIRWNLFQLAQASARADQLGIPAKGLTGSGYEGHYFWDTDIYVVPFLSYTSPTAARNALRFRVLLLDKARERARMLASQGALFPWRTINGEEASAYYAAGTAQFHIDADVTYAIRRYLDTTGDEGFLTSGGIDVLVETARMWADLGFWRTDKNGSQSFNIHGVTGPDEYTTVVNNNLYTNVMARFNLEVAADAVEHLAATDPEQFALLTQRLNLEHSELTDWREAACAMTIPFDESLGIHPQDDNFLCAEQWDLSTVPADKRPLLLHFHPLVIYRFQVLKQADVVLALFLQGNRFSEEEKLRDFEYYDPITTGDSTLSAVVQSIVAAQVGHKKLAMEYFREGLFVDLADLHSNTSDGVHIASAGGVWNALAYGFAGLRDSEGNFEFDPRLPESWEDMTLRLRIRGSRLRVLVEREAITLNLEEGDPLTLKVRGVSYTVTSQEPVRVGLEGQGPQLPPICAHGVAGSKGPLS; translated from the coding sequence ATGGCAGGGCACGACCCCTTAGACCGAGCCAGGTTTCCTGTGGATCCGTGGCGGCTTGTGGAACGCCGCCCCGACATGAGTGACCTAGGCACAACCGAAACACTTTTCGCTATCGGTAACGGCTATATCGGCATGCGAGCAAACCCGCCAGAAGGACGCGAAGCTTTTGCACATGGCACGTTCGTGAACGGGTTTCACGAGACGTGGCCGATACGTCACGCCGAAGATGCCTACGGTTTTGCAACTACCGGGCAAACCATCGTCAATGCCCCCGACTCCAAACTGATGAAGCTGTACATCGATGACGAACCATTGCTGTTGTCAATGGACGACGTCGATGAATACGAGCGCTCTATCGACTTCCGCGAAGGAGTTTTACGGCGCGACTTGGTATGGCGAACCCCATCAGGCAAACGGGTAAAAGTCTCTACAACAGCGATGACCTCATTCGCGCAACGACATTTAGCGATTTTCACACTTCAGGTCACTCTGCTCGACGGCGATGCCCCCGTAGCAATCTCTAGTCAAATCATGAACCGGCAAGACGGGGTGGATGAGTACCACGTGAAGTCCGCCTCAATGGGAGGTGGCTTCGACCCCCGACGGTCACGCCAATTCACACACCGCGTCCTAGAACCGAAGATGCATTGGCATAGCGACCGGCGCATGCTCCTGGGCTGGAGCGCAGCGAACTCAGGCATGACGCTAGCGGTGGGCGCCGATCACGCAATCCACACGGATAACGAGTACGAGATGTTGATCTCGACCGAAGAAGACCTCGGCAAGATGGTGTACCGCGTAGATGCGCAGATGGGTAAGCCCATCTACGTCACAAAAGCGGTTGCCTACCACACCTCGCGAGGCGTACCTGTACGGGAGTTGTTCGACCGGTGCCGTCGAGCTCTAGACCGCGTGCGCCAAACCGGGATCTTCCACTGTGTTGAAGAACAGGCAACATGGCTGCGTGACTACTGGGCCAATAGCGATGTCGAGATAACCGGTGACCGGTCAGCTCAACAGGCAATCCGCTGGAACCTGTTCCAGTTGGCGCAAGCAAGTGCACGCGCAGATCAATTGGGTATTCCTGCGAAGGGGTTGACCGGTTCCGGATACGAAGGCCATTACTTCTGGGACACAGACATCTACGTGGTGCCATTCTTGTCATACACCTCACCAACAGCGGCACGGAACGCTCTTCGTTTCCGAGTGCTACTGCTCGATAAAGCACGTGAGCGAGCTCGCATGCTGGCTTCCCAAGGGGCACTGTTCCCATGGCGAACAATTAACGGCGAGGAGGCATCCGCGTATTACGCGGCGGGTACTGCACAGTTCCACATCGACGCAGACGTCACGTACGCCATCCGCCGCTACCTAGACACAACTGGAGACGAGGGCTTCCTCACCTCTGGCGGTATTGACGTACTCGTGGAAACCGCACGCATGTGGGCTGATTTAGGTTTCTGGCGGACGGACAAAAACGGGAGCCAGTCATTCAATATTCATGGCGTTACCGGCCCTGATGAATACACCACCGTCGTCAACAACAACCTGTACACAAACGTGATGGCGCGGTTCAATCTCGAAGTCGCAGCCGATGCGGTCGAACATTTGGCCGCAACCGATCCAGAACAGTTCGCGCTACTAACACAGCGACTCAACCTGGAGCACAGCGAGCTCACCGACTGGCGCGAAGCGGCCTGCGCAATGACGATTCCATTCGATGAATCTTTGGGTATTCACCCGCAGGACGACAACTTCCTGTGCGCCGAACAGTGGGATCTATCCACTGTTCCCGCTGATAAGCGACCTTTGCTGCTGCATTTCCACCCGCTGGTGATTTACCGGTTCCAGGTATTGAAGCAAGCCGATGTTGTGCTTGCGTTGTTCTTGCAGGGCAACAGATTCAGTGAGGAGGAAAAGCTGCGCGATTTTGAGTATTACGACCCGATCACCACGGGTGACTCAACATTGTCGGCGGTGGTCCAGTCGATCGTGGCTGCTCAAGTTGGGCACAAAAAACTAGCGATGGAGTACTTCCGTGAAGGTCTCTTCGTAGATCTTGCTGACCTGCACAGCAATACCTCTGATGGAGTACACATCGCTTCAGCAGGCGGTGTGTGGAACGCGCTGGCTTACGGGTTTGCTGGGCTGCGTGATTCTGAAGGGAATTTCGAGTTTGATCCGCGCTTGCCGGAGTCGTGGGAGGACATGACGTTGCGGTTACGGATCCGTGGTAGTCGTCTTCGTGTCCTGGTGGAGCGTGAGGCAATCACGCTGAATCTGGAGGAGGGCGATCCTTTGACGTTGAAGGTTCGGGGTGTCTCTTACACCGTTACTTCGCAAGAGCCTGTCCGGGTCGGCCTGGAGGGTCAGGGGCCACAGCTGCCTCCTATTTGTGCTCATGGCGTTGCTGGAAGTAAGGGGCCTCTTAGCTAA
- a CDS encoding methyl-accepting chemotaxis protein, translating to MSVVSPVPSQRDRRSTLKGRLSNISIGKRLFSMIGVILLGTVLVGVYAIVNLNSVVSANDAVIEKSVVPISQLSQIRAGMKDVRIGTLNYVTSTSPEAKGKHRSSKEKAQAKLQEDLAAYRPNTVDVGTLEALEKAWQQYLPVLDPLMEYGDKKDFKSYGEYRDANAIGPSKAADEAVTSLIKQEQSRAQRLTDEARSTANMARIILVVVTLLTVLLAAAAAAIVVSSIVEPLRRLVNALDSIEKGDLTTRVDANGKDEIAVVGKSLNQTVSVLAATFNSVLTNASSVDDTSEELRHAADTTNKDAEKSLQALTTMTQFADKVSGNIDTVAAGSEEMTTAIREISQSANNAADVVATAVRVANDTNETVSKLGRSSAEIGEVIKAITSIAEQTNLLALNATIEAARAGEAGKGFAVVANEVKDLAQETSKATEDIGRRVEAIQLDTEAAVAAIGEISSIIAQINDTQATIASAVEEQTATTNEMGRNVATAAQEASSIARDISSVTEGARATEGTTRDMAQSAEDLKIRAAELRSLVANYRT from the coding sequence ATGAGTGTCGTGAGTCCCGTTCCGTCTCAGCGTGACAGAAGATCGACTCTGAAAGGACGTCTCTCTAACATCAGTATTGGGAAGCGTCTATTTTCGATGATCGGCGTAATTCTGCTAGGCACAGTCCTGGTAGGTGTGTATGCGATTGTCAATCTCAATTCTGTTGTCTCGGCTAATGATGCCGTCATTGAGAAATCAGTGGTTCCAATCAGTCAGCTGTCGCAGATTCGTGCAGGAATGAAAGATGTGCGAATTGGGACATTGAACTATGTCACGTCAACCTCTCCTGAGGCTAAGGGAAAGCACAGGTCTTCTAAAGAAAAAGCACAAGCAAAATTGCAAGAAGACCTTGCCGCATACCGACCTAACACGGTTGATGTAGGCACATTGGAAGCTCTAGAAAAAGCTTGGCAGCAGTATCTCCCTGTGCTCGATCCGCTGATGGAATACGGCGACAAGAAAGACTTTAAATCATACGGAGAATACCGGGATGCTAATGCGATTGGTCCTTCGAAAGCCGCTGATGAAGCTGTGACCTCACTCATCAAGCAAGAGCAGAGTCGAGCTCAACGTTTAACGGACGAGGCTCGAAGCACAGCAAACATGGCACGCATCATTCTGGTGGTAGTCACACTACTTACTGTGCTCCTTGCTGCTGCAGCAGCCGCAATCGTAGTTTCGAGCATTGTTGAACCTTTGCGTCGTCTCGTGAATGCTTTAGACAGCATCGAAAAAGGTGACCTCACCACCCGAGTAGACGCCAACGGAAAAGACGAAATCGCCGTAGTAGGAAAATCTCTGAACCAGACTGTGTCAGTCCTGGCAGCTACTTTCAACAGTGTTTTGACAAATGCCTCCAGTGTAGATGACACCAGTGAGGAGCTTCGCCATGCAGCCGACACCACGAATAAGGATGCTGAAAAGTCGCTCCAAGCACTGACAACAATGACACAATTTGCAGACAAAGTGTCAGGAAACATCGACACAGTAGCTGCTGGATCCGAAGAGATGACCACAGCCATCCGTGAGATCTCCCAATCCGCTAACAATGCCGCGGATGTTGTTGCCACAGCGGTACGCGTCGCCAACGACACCAACGAGACAGTTTCGAAGTTGGGGCGCAGCTCTGCGGAGATCGGTGAGGTCATTAAGGCCATCACGAGCATCGCTGAGCAAACGAACCTGCTGGCTTTGAACGCCACTATCGAGGCAGCCCGTGCCGGTGAGGCTGGTAAAGGCTTCGCGGTTGTTGCTAACGAGGTCAAGGATCTGGCTCAGGAAACTTCCAAGGCTACCGAGGACATCGGCCGCCGTGTCGAGGCCATCCAACTCGACACCGAAGCTGCTGTGGCTGCGATTGGTGAGATCTCCAGCATCATTGCTCAGATCAACGACACCCAGGCCACGATCGCTTCAGCGGTGGAGGAGCAGACTGCCACCACGAACGAAATGGGCCGCAACGTTGCTACGGCTGCACAAGAGGCAAGCAGTATCGCCCGCGATATCTCTAGTGTTACTGAGGGAGCCCGGGCTACGGAGGGCACTACCCGTGACATGGCACAGTCCGCAGAAGATCTGAAGATCCGGGCAGCAGAGTTGCGTAGTTTGGTCGCTAATTACCGGACCTGA
- a CDS encoding hydroxymethylpyrimidine/phosphomethylpyrimidine kinase, with amino-acid sequence MTHDTHHNLPVALTIAGSEATGGAGAQADLRTFQALGAFGVAALTCIVSFDPKNNWNHRLFAIDPDVLHDQLEAQFATHTFGAVKTGMLGTSALIEATANVLQEQQVSNLVVDPVLICKGQEPGAALDTDNALKQHILPKAAFITPNHFETVALSGMEKIANEKELIEAAQRIHDAFGATVMAKGGVRLEGPEAIDVFYDGSTLEVLREPKVGEHAVSGAGCSLAAAVTAQLAQGTTHLEAARVAKRFVTQGIQQRMIVGTPFDVLRQTNR; translated from the coding sequence ATGACCCATGACACCCATCACAACCTTCCTGTAGCTCTAACCATCGCAGGCTCCGAAGCTACCGGCGGCGCCGGAGCTCAAGCGGACCTGCGCACCTTCCAAGCCCTAGGTGCTTTTGGTGTCGCCGCTTTGACATGCATTGTCTCTTTTGACCCTAAAAACAACTGGAACCACCGTCTGTTCGCCATCGACCCAGACGTTCTCCACGACCAGCTCGAAGCCCAGTTCGCCACCCACACATTCGGAGCAGTCAAAACAGGCATGCTGGGCACTTCCGCCCTCATTGAGGCCACAGCAAACGTGCTCCAGGAACAACAAGTCAGCAACCTAGTTGTCGACCCTGTTCTTATCTGCAAAGGGCAAGAGCCAGGCGCAGCCCTGGATACAGACAATGCCCTCAAACAACACATTCTCCCCAAAGCAGCATTTATCACCCCTAACCATTTCGAAACCGTTGCACTGTCAGGAATGGAAAAAATCGCCAACGAAAAAGAACTCATTGAAGCGGCTCAGCGCATACACGACGCCTTCGGCGCCACCGTCATGGCCAAAGGCGGAGTACGACTCGAGGGTCCTGAAGCCATCGACGTTTTTTACGACGGTTCCACGCTCGAGGTACTCCGAGAACCCAAAGTAGGCGAGCACGCTGTTTCCGGCGCAGGATGTTCCCTCGCCGCAGCCGTCACAGCCCAGCTCGCTCAAGGAACTACACACCTAGAAGCAGCAAGAGTCGCTAAAAGATTTGTTACGCAGGGCATTCAGCAGCGAATGATTGTCGGAACCCCCTTCGACGTGCTCCGCCAAACAAACCGCTAA
- a CDS encoding Fur family transcriptional regulator translates to MAEPRRRNTRQRAAIEALLKTGGDFVSAQQVHARLTEGGSRAGLATVYRTLGVMSAAGKVDVLRNADGELIYRWCDTEGHHHHLVCRQCGYTVEIRGTSIESWADAMADENGFTDVSHSLELFGLCASCSAQPSPPNA, encoded by the coding sequence ATGGCTGAGCCCCGCCGACGTAACACCCGCCAACGAGCCGCCATCGAAGCACTCCTTAAAACAGGCGGCGACTTCGTCTCAGCCCAACAAGTGCACGCCAGACTCACCGAAGGCGGAAGCCGTGCTGGCCTAGCCACCGTTTACCGCACTCTGGGAGTTATGAGCGCCGCCGGAAAAGTCGATGTCCTCCGCAATGCCGACGGTGAACTCATCTACCGCTGGTGCGACACCGAAGGACATCACCATCACCTCGTTTGCCGCCAATGCGGCTACACCGTCGAGATTCGTGGCACCTCCATCGAGAGCTGGGCCGACGCCATGGCTGACGAAAACGGATTCACTGACGTCTCGCACAGCCTTGAACTATTCGGCTTGTGCGCCTCATGCTCAGCACAACCCAGCCCACCCAATGCGTGA